From one Thermatribacter velox genomic stretch:
- a CDS encoding DNA polymerase III subunit alpha, whose translation MKFVHLHVHSEYSLLDGAIRIDDLLDKVQQNDMEAVALTDHGVMYGIVEFYKKAKSRGIKPIIGCEVYVAPGSRFEKTALKGSEPAYHLVLIAKNQEGYRNLVELVSKAYLEGFYYKPRVDKTLLREHSRGLFALSACLAGEIPRAILSGELQKATQIALEYQEIFGKGNFFLELQENLIPEQKVVNQALLEISRKQGIPLIATNDAHYLEAADAAVHDVILAIQTATTLEDPKRLRFPTQQFYLKTKEEMIKSFQNIPDALENTLLIATESNVELELGKTLLPDFKPPQGFDLHGYLRHLCLEGLKKRYGDPPPEVAQKQLEYELKIIHDMGYTAYFLIVWDFINFARQKGIMVGPGRGSAAGSIVAYTLGITNIDPLRYGLLFERFLNPERVSMPDIDIDFCFERRDEVIRYVAEKYGSTNVAQIITFGRMMARQAIRDVGRALGWSYGDVDKIAKLIPGGPGVTLERALKENSQLRKLWEDNAQTRKLLEIALKVEGLCRHASVHAAGVVISDKPLTYYVPLQKMNGQEIVTQFDMDSLQELGLLKMDFLGLRTLTVIERTLNIVKKTQQEEIDLDNIPLDDPQTLELLARGETTGVFQLESSGMKELLKKLKPEGIEDLIALLALYRPGPLGSGMVDDFIQRKHGKVKIEYPHPHLREILQETYGVILYQEQVMKIASHMAGFTLGEADILRRAMGKKKPEVMKEQREKFIEGARKRGYDPKIAAEIFDLIEYFAGYGFNKSHSAAYALISYQTAYLKAHYPTEYLTACLTSVASDTDKVAKFITECKNLGIKVLPPDINESLANFTVVGEKKIRFGLAAIKNVGENAVEEILSHREESKYRSIFDFLQRVDNRIVNKRVLESLIKAGAFDSLHPNRAQLLDSLEDLIKHYTQSKKKDSKRQISLFGNDQHDAENPEHLLKEPRELEHQEILRMEKETLGLYVSDHPVSKILSQYPHLNFLSIEDAKLLNDKVNVRLVGVVTAIRKIVTKKGQDMLFVTLEDESGAIEAIVFPNLVEQFQENFAVNNVLCVEGKIDSMDNSDNKIIAERLISLDELSQEAYPSIFIELETSKDIRRTIHYLKDCLSRFPGKHPVVLNLAEREKKWSIELGKNFRVAWNEDLISALEGVVDKNQIWITG comes from the coding sequence ATGAAATTTGTACATCTTCATGTCCATAGTGAATATAGCCTTTTAGATGGGGCAATTCGCATTGATGACCTGTTAGACAAAGTCCAGCAAAACGATATGGAAGCCGTGGCCCTTACTGACCATGGCGTCATGTATGGAATTGTCGAATTTTACAAAAAGGCCAAATCCCGAGGAATCAAACCCATTATAGGGTGTGAAGTTTACGTTGCCCCAGGTAGTAGATTTGAAAAAACAGCTCTTAAAGGAAGTGAACCAGCTTATCATCTGGTACTTATAGCAAAAAACCAGGAAGGATATCGGAACCTGGTTGAGCTGGTAAGTAAGGCATATCTTGAGGGTTTTTACTATAAGCCCCGGGTTGATAAGACATTACTCAGAGAACACTCCAGAGGCTTGTTTGCTTTATCTGCCTGTTTGGCTGGTGAAATACCAAGGGCGATACTCTCTGGTGAACTTCAGAAGGCAACTCAAATTGCCCTTGAATACCAAGAAATCTTTGGCAAGGGTAATTTCTTTCTCGAACTACAGGAAAATCTCATACCTGAACAAAAAGTCGTTAATCAAGCTTTATTGGAAATAAGCCGCAAACAGGGTATTCCTTTGATAGCTACCAACGATGCTCATTATCTGGAAGCTGCGGATGCTGCCGTACATGATGTTATACTGGCTATTCAAACTGCGACCACTCTTGAAGACCCTAAACGGCTGCGCTTTCCCACTCAGCAGTTTTATTTAAAGACTAAAGAAGAAATGATAAAGAGCTTTCAAAACATCCCTGATGCGCTGGAAAACACTTTGTTGATTGCGACTGAGTCCAATGTAGAACTTGAGCTTGGTAAAACCCTGCTTCCAGATTTCAAACCTCCCCAAGGGTTTGATCTTCACGGCTACCTTCGTCACCTGTGTCTTGAGGGCCTGAAAAAGCGATATGGAGATCCTCCTCCTGAAGTAGCCCAGAAACAGTTGGAATACGAGTTAAAAATCATTCACGACATGGGTTATACTGCTTATTTCCTGATTGTGTGGGACTTTATAAATTTCGCGCGCCAAAAGGGCATCATGGTAGGTCCAGGCAGGGGTTCTGCAGCAGGGAGTATTGTCGCCTATACACTGGGAATAACCAATATTGATCCACTCAGGTACGGTCTCTTGTTTGAGCGCTTTTTAAACCCGGAAAGAGTGAGCATGCCGGATATAGACATCGATTTTTGTTTTGAGCGTCGAGACGAAGTCATAAGATACGTTGCTGAAAAATACGGAAGCACCAATGTTGCACAGATTATTACCTTTGGTAGAATGATGGCTCGTCAGGCAATTCGAGATGTAGGAAGAGCTTTGGGTTGGAGTTATGGGGATGTTGACAAGATAGCAAAGTTAATCCCTGGGGGGCCAGGAGTAACACTGGAAAGGGCATTAAAGGAAAATTCTCAATTGCGCAAGCTCTGGGAAGACAATGCACAGACCAGGAAGCTTTTAGAGATTGCTCTCAAAGTTGAGGGATTGTGCCGACATGCTTCAGTACATGCGGCAGGTGTAGTCATCTCTGATAAACCACTGACCTACTATGTACCGCTTCAAAAAATGAACGGCCAGGAAATAGTAACCCAATTTGATATGGACTCTCTCCAGGAGCTGGGTCTCCTTAAAATGGATTTTCTTGGCTTGCGCACCCTGACGGTAATTGAAAGAACGCTGAACATTGTCAAAAAAACGCAGCAGGAGGAAATCGACCTCGACAATATACCCCTTGACGATCCTCAAACCTTAGAGCTTCTGGCGCGAGGAGAGACAACCGGGGTATTTCAGCTTGAAAGTTCGGGCATGAAAGAGCTCCTGAAAAAATTAAAACCAGAAGGTATTGAAGATCTTATAGCTCTCTTGGCTCTTTATCGCCCTGGACCCCTGGGAAGCGGCATGGTTGACGATTTCATCCAGCGCAAACATGGAAAAGTTAAGATCGAATACCCCCATCCTCATCTTAGAGAGATTCTACAAGAAACCTATGGCGTTATCCTTTACCAGGAGCAGGTTATGAAAATTGCCAGCCATATGGCTGGTTTTACCCTGGGAGAAGCTGACATCCTTCGGAGAGCTATGGGTAAGAAAAAACCCGAAGTTATGAAAGAACAACGTGAAAAATTCATTGAGGGAGCTCGTAAAAGAGGTTATGATCCCAAAATTGCTGCGGAGATCTTTGATCTTATCGAGTATTTTGCGGGCTATGGCTTTAATAAATCCCACAGTGCGGCTTACGCACTGATTTCCTATCAAACAGCCTACCTGAAAGCTCACTATCCTACGGAATATCTTACCGCTTGCTTGACCAGCGTAGCCAGCGACACCGATAAGGTAGCCAAGTTTATAACGGAATGTAAGAACCTGGGCATAAAGGTTTTACCTCCTGACATTAACGAAAGTCTGGCGAATTTTACCGTGGTGGGCGAGAAAAAGATTCGTTTTGGTCTTGCAGCGATTAAAAATGTTGGTGAAAATGCCGTCGAGGAAATCCTTTCCCATCGTGAAGAATCAAAATACAGGAGCATTTTCGACTTTCTGCAGAGAGTCGACAACCGAATAGTGAACAAGAGGGTTTTGGAAAGCTTGATAAAAGCTGGTGCCTTTGATTCCCTGCACCCCAACCGAGCACAGCTTTTGGATTCACTTGAAGACCTTATCAAACATTACACACAAAGTAAAAAGAAAGACTCTAAAAGGCAGATTTCTCTTTTTGGCAATGACCAGCACGACGCAGAAAACCCAGAGCATTTGCTTAAAGAACCCAGAGAACTCGAACACCAAGAAATCTTACGAATGGAGAAGGAGACTTTGGGGCTTTACGTTAGCGATCATCCGGTATCGAAAATACTTTCTCAGTATCCACATCTGAACTTTTTGTCCATCGAAGACGCAAAACTTCTGAACGATAAGGTTAACGTGCGCCTGGTAGGAGTAGTTACTGCTATTCGTAAAATAGTAACCAAAAAGGGGCAGGACATGTTGTTTGTGACCCTGGAAGATGAATCAGGCGCTATAGAGGCTATTGTTTTCCCGAATCTTGTTGAGCAGTTTCAGGAGAACTTTGCAGTAAATAATGTGTTGTGTGTTGAGGGTAAAATCGACTCCATGGATAACAGTGACAATAAAATCATTGCAGAGAGGCTGATTAGTCTTGACGAACTATCCCAGGAGGCATATCCGAGTATATTTATAGAGCTGGAAACCTCGAAAGATATACGTCGAACCATTCATTACTTAAAAGACTGTCTGTCCAGGTTTCCAGGCAAACATCCCGTGGTACTCAATCTCGCCGAAAGGGAAAAGAAGTGGTCCATAGAACTTGGCAAGAACTTTCGGGTCGCCTGGAATGAGGATTTAATCAGTGCTCTGGAAGGAGTTGTGGATAAAAATCAAATCTGGATTACTGGCTGA
- a CDS encoding tetratricopeptide repeat protein: MKSYFILLAVVLWALFLLAGSLGAQNEAKTYYQNGYLFFSQQKFEQAKEAYQKALELDPDFWEARYWLGKTLEQLGDLPEALNEWTMILVSSPSNRDAFQKWVVYAPRVWGSNDVDLTSLLSGQNQLDLEKLWKEFLPRAIVLGRSESLDQLLLAIQTLDWATQKVSNLFAPYLRSAVKRAIQNISDNPQPGDIVTYQLLFYLKEKNLIAREETEKIFTLLFAHQAGISEEKAATTETLEISAEGIVSTEESGDEAGLGFFINQP, encoded by the coding sequence GTGAAAAGCTATTTTATTCTTCTGGCAGTCGTTTTGTGGGCTTTATTCCTTCTGGCTGGTTCTCTCGGAGCGCAAAACGAAGCAAAAACATATTATCAAAATGGGTATCTCTTTTTCTCCCAGCAGAAATTCGAACAAGCCAAGGAAGCGTATCAGAAAGCTTTGGAGCTTGATCCTGATTTTTGGGAGGCGCGCTACTGGTTGGGCAAAACTCTGGAGCAACTCGGTGATTTGCCTGAAGCTTTGAATGAGTGGACTATGATTCTTGTTTCTTCTCCCAGTAATCGGGATGCATTTCAGAAGTGGGTTGTGTATGCTCCCCGGGTTTGGGGTAGCAACGATGTTGACCTTACTTCCTTACTTAGTGGACAAAATCAGCTGGATCTAGAAAAGCTGTGGAAGGAATTCCTTCCTCGAGCAATCGTGTTGGGCAGAAGTGAAAGTCTTGACCAGTTGCTGCTTGCAATTCAGACGCTTGACTGGGCAACTCAAAAGGTAAGCAATCTCTTTGCTCCGTACCTTAGATCTGCCGTGAAACGAGCGATCCAAAACATATCGGACAATCCTCAGCCGGGGGATATAGTTACCTATCAGCTGCTCTTTTATTTGAAGGAGAAAAACCTCATCGCTCGGGAAGAAACTGAAAAAATCTTCACTCTCTTGTTTGCGCATCAAGCAGGGATTTCAGAAGAAAAGGCGGCAACAACGGAGACTCTGGAAATAAGTGCAGAAGGGATAGTTTCAACCGAAGAAAGCGGAGATGAAGCAGGGCTTGGTTTTTTTATTAATCAACCCTAA
- a CDS encoding 5'-3' exonuclease H3TH domain-containing protein yields MAGKKEKLVLIDGNSLLYRAFFALPRFQTSAGKPTGATYGFLNMLLRILDDHQPFSVVVAFDHPEKTFRHRIQKDYKAQRPATPEDLKLQIEDAKEIAELLGFSVIEKPGYEADDIIGSIQKRLSGKFLILIFSSDLDLLQLLDENTTLLKPLKGVTQLRKIDLQDFVKEWSISPKQIVDCLALCGDPSDNIKGIPGIGEKTALRLIKEFGDLDNLIKHIERLPPRLKKAIQENIATIDENRQLLTIKGDLSLDWEKLTKPWSWKSVHWDALFAKLQNLEFNKIIERLIKKRDEYSHTQDAGSNCRSSTPTLSLVFADHFSNQKPRYYFFQGETGGLQLEEKELAELLKKTPGTVMIHSPVFASSEKLVSYCKEKPLKYLNAETILFLSFPTLVEERRIFVGNTLFAIQPSLFSRYWEIFEKAKENFEVQPSLIEFYLKVELTLQRRLSAKVRMDSLFSGQETKNLFTTQSELSLFEWNSRILFTIDTLALCRKSEQVLEGKGYETWKNWIRYPTFLGLRYLPKAEQEITRRQLTTIMVDELKKTLLWALLCCNFEKINIGRETIAVPYGEEILPTLSEFLMKHGPQLPVCRVIQFETKSRFEVHVRINEEAVEEVR; encoded by the coding sequence ATGGCTGGCAAAAAAGAAAAACTCGTCCTCATTGATGGGAATTCGCTCCTTTATAGGGCTTTTTTTGCCCTGCCACGATTCCAAACTTCGGCAGGCAAACCTACTGGCGCCACTTACGGTTTTCTCAACATGCTTCTGCGCATACTTGATGACCACCAGCCCTTTTCGGTAGTGGTTGCTTTCGATCATCCCGAAAAAACCTTTCGCCATCGTATTCAAAAAGACTATAAAGCACAGCGTCCTGCGACGCCTGAAGACCTAAAGCTCCAAATAGAGGACGCAAAAGAAATTGCCGAACTTCTGGGTTTCTCGGTTATCGAAAAACCCGGTTATGAGGCTGACGATATCATAGGAAGCATCCAGAAAAGGTTAAGTGGTAAATTCCTAATTCTTATTTTCAGTTCAGACCTCGATCTTTTGCAACTCCTTGATGAAAATACAACTTTGTTGAAACCTTTAAAGGGAGTAACCCAGCTTAGAAAAATAGATCTACAGGATTTTGTGAAAGAGTGGTCAATATCCCCAAAACAAATTGTTGACTGTTTAGCTCTTTGTGGTGATCCATCGGACAACATAAAGGGTATACCCGGCATTGGAGAAAAAACCGCCCTGCGCCTCATTAAAGAATTTGGCGACCTGGATAACTTGATAAAACACATCGAGCGCTTGCCGCCTCGATTGAAGAAGGCCATTCAGGAAAACATAGCTACTATTGATGAAAACCGCCAACTTTTAACCATAAAAGGAGACTTATCTCTTGATTGGGAAAAGTTAACCAAACCCTGGAGCTGGAAAAGTGTGCATTGGGATGCTCTCTTTGCCAAACTCCAGAATCTGGAGTTCAATAAAATTATCGAAAGGCTTATCAAAAAACGCGATGAGTACTCCCATACTCAAGATGCAGGCAGTAACTGCCGTTCCTCGACGCCAACCCTGAGTCTGGTTTTTGCCGATCACTTTTCCAACCAGAAGCCCCGCTACTACTTCTTTCAAGGGGAAACAGGGGGATTACAGCTTGAGGAGAAGGAACTGGCAGAACTACTTAAAAAAACACCCGGAACAGTTATGATACATAGCCCGGTTTTTGCTTCTTCCGAGAAACTTGTGAGTTATTGTAAAGAAAAACCCCTCAAGTATCTGAACGCGGAAACGATTCTCTTTTTAAGTTTTCCAACTTTGGTGGAAGAGCGTCGAATCTTTGTTGGTAACACACTTTTTGCAATTCAGCCTTCGTTGTTTAGCCGTTATTGGGAAATATTTGAGAAAGCGAAAGAAAATTTCGAAGTGCAACCTTCTCTGATTGAATTCTATCTGAAGGTCGAATTAACTTTGCAAAGACGATTGTCAGCAAAAGTTCGAATGGATTCTCTTTTTTCCGGTCAGGAAACGAAGAACTTGTTTACCACCCAATCAGAACTCTCTCTTTTTGAATGGAATTCCAGAATCCTTTTTACCATAGATACTTTAGCACTATGCAGGAAAAGCGAGCAAGTTCTTGAAGGAAAAGGGTATGAAACCTGGAAAAATTGGATACGCTATCCGACTTTTTTGGGATTGCGATACTTGCCAAAAGCAGAACAGGAAATTACCAGAAGACAACTCACAACAATCATGGTTGATGAACTCAAGAAAACCCTTTTATGGGCTCTTCTCTGTTGTAATTTTGAAAAAATAAATATCGGGAGAGAAACAATAGCAGTACCCTATGGGGAAGAAATTCTGCCCACTCTATCAGAATTTTTGATGAAGCATGGTCCTCAGCTACCCGTTTGCAGGGTTATTCAATTCGAAACAAAGAGTCGTTTTGAAGTGCATGTCCGCATTAACGAAGAAGCCGTAGAGGAGGTTCGGTAA
- a CDS encoding glycogen synthase, producing MEVILVSPEAYPYAKAGGMGDVVGALFKYLPRRGIKTRLFVPGYPGLFDYPLKAMEKDVDFLFGETPIKASFYQLELGPQQSLIAVCNDRFFNREHIYGYQDDIERFIFFSRAIFEYLVRTQEEEFILHCHDWQSALLCAYIKIYWPPYRGKPAKTIFTIHNLAYQGIGKSDLLRLLNLPYNFFSHEYLEYYGNLNLLKAGLIFADIVTTVSPTYAKEITSPEFGEGLDGLIRALASKKRFVGIVNGIDIEEYNPQSDSSLVKGFSSNNLEGKLENKRHFLKDFFNWKVDTDFESKPLLTMIARLVRQKGSELILAQPDSFFQIPAFWFFLGTGEEIYEMGLKELEKRYSNVRVEIRFDEQLARLAYGASDIFVMPSRFEPCGISQLIAMRYGSIPVARKVGGLADTIVDYPFNPRLNTGFHFYEYKTEELLKTVQRAFEIYRHNKDLWKLIIKNAMESDFSWDKAIDKYVELYYSS from the coding sequence ATGGAGGTAATTCTGGTATCTCCAGAAGCATATCCTTATGCTAAAGCTGGTGGAATGGGTGACGTAGTGGGAGCTTTGTTTAAATACCTTCCCAGACGCGGAATAAAAACTCGTCTTTTTGTTCCAGGCTATCCAGGTCTTTTTGATTACCCCTTGAAGGCAATGGAGAAAGATGTGGATTTCCTGTTTGGAGAAACCCCCATCAAGGCAAGCTTTTACCAGTTGGAACTGGGACCTCAACAGAGCTTGATTGCAGTTTGTAATGACCGGTTTTTCAACCGTGAACACATCTATGGGTATCAGGATGATATAGAACGGTTCATCTTTTTCTCGAGAGCCATTTTTGAATACCTGGTGCGTACTCAGGAAGAAGAATTTATCCTTCACTGCCATGACTGGCAAAGCGCCTTGCTTTGCGCTTACATCAAAATCTACTGGCCTCCTTACCGGGGCAAACCGGCAAAGACAATTTTCACAATTCACAACCTTGCCTATCAGGGGATAGGCAAAAGCGATCTTCTCCGGTTGTTAAATCTGCCTTACAACTTCTTTAGCCATGAATACCTCGAATATTATGGCAACCTTAATCTCCTAAAGGCGGGCCTCATTTTTGCAGATATAGTCACCACTGTGAGCCCCACTTACGCTAAGGAAATCACTTCTCCCGAGTTTGGAGAAGGCCTGGACGGTCTAATAAGAGCTCTCGCCAGCAAAAAAAGATTCGTCGGCATTGTTAATGGTATCGATATCGAAGAATACAATCCCCAGAGTGATTCCTCCCTGGTGAAAGGGTTTTCATCAAACAATCTGGAAGGTAAGCTGGAGAACAAAAGGCACTTTTTGAAGGATTTCTTTAACTGGAAAGTTGATACCGATTTTGAAAGCAAACCGCTTTTAACCATGATTGCACGCTTGGTTAGACAGAAAGGGTCAGAACTTATTCTTGCCCAGCCCGACTCTTTCTTTCAAATCCCCGCTTTCTGGTTTTTCTTGGGAACAGGAGAGGAAATCTACGAGATGGGACTTAAGGAGTTAGAAAAAAGGTATTCCAATGTGAGGGTGGAAATACGTTTTGATGAACAACTGGCCCGTTTGGCTTATGGCGCATCGGATATATTTGTGATGCCGTCGCGATTTGAACCCTGTGGAATAAGTCAACTCATTGCAATGCGTTACGGCAGTATTCCCGTGGCCAGGAAGGTGGGAGGACTTGCTGACACAATTGTAGATTACCCGTTCAATCCGCGACTTAATACCGGTTTTCATTTCTACGAATATAAAACCGAGGAACTGCTGAAAACCGTACAGAGGGCCTTTGAAATCTACCGGCACAACAAAGATTTATGGAAGCTGATAATCAAAAACGCTATGGAATCTGATTTTTCGTGGGATAAGGCCATCGATAAGTATGTCGAGTTATACTACAGCTCCTGA
- the coaE gene encoding dephospho-CoA kinase (Dephospho-CoA kinase (CoaE) performs the final step in coenzyme A biosynthesis.): MSSYTTAPEKPLIIGVSGGSCTGKNTLCSFFDPRITRVIDLDAVAKNLSRKGGPIWKEIVKTWGTGILDSRGNLCRHKLRRIVFKSRKMLLLLNQITHPLIYRETRKIIAQSSNYPLIVINGATLWEGGFYRMLDYLVVVRAHPEVQKERLRKRGLSASEAEWLVQSQFFQRCLEKRANLIIENNYGCLKELEPEVRRLMEIIHIRLGCKSNH, from the coding sequence ATGTCGAGTTATACTACAGCTCCTGAAAAACCCTTGATTATTGGTGTCAGTGGTGGTAGCTGCACCGGCAAGAATACTCTGTGCTCGTTCTTTGACCCTCGAATAACCAGAGTTATTGACCTGGATGCTGTCGCCAAGAATCTTTCCCGAAAAGGGGGTCCCATTTGGAAAGAGATTGTTAAAACTTGGGGAACAGGAATTCTTGACTCGAGGGGCAACCTTTGCCGACATAAGTTGAGAAGGATAGTCTTCAAGAGCCGAAAGATGTTACTTTTACTTAACCAGATAACACATCCCCTCATATACCGAGAAACGAGAAAGATTATTGCCCAATCAAGCAATTACCCTCTGATTGTTATTAATGGAGCTACCCTTTGGGAAGGTGGATTTTACCGAATGCTGGATTACCTTGTGGTTGTTAGAGCACATCCTGAAGTGCAAAAAGAAAGACTTCGTAAAAGGGGTTTGTCCGCTTCCGAAGCAGAATGGTTGGTGCAAAGCCAGTTTTTCCAGAGATGTCTGGAGAAAAGAGCAAACCTGATTATTGAAAATAATTATGGTTGCCTGAAAGAGTTGGAACCCGAAGTTCGAAGGTTGATGGAAATTATTCACATCCGTTTGGGTTGCAAAAGCAACCACTGA
- the uvrB gene encoding excinuclease ABC subunit UvrB — protein MRTFKLVSQFKPCGDQPQAIQKIKTGFEKGYKYQTLIGVTGSGKTFTMANVIAALGRPTLIISHNKTLAAQLYSEMRTFFPENAVEYFVSYYDYYQPEAYVPEYDLYIEKDASINEQIDRMRLKATSSLMERRDVIIVASVSCIYGIGSPTEYQKRVFHLKRGNSYSRDAFVKKLVDLLYERDEIEFRNGTFRIKGDTIELFPAYSEKALRFEFWGEELETIKVTDPVSGKTIQKLDEVFIYPAKHYLADQLIFEKALKNIEEEMEERVRYFLSQGRITEAERIKRRTLYDLELLRETGYCPGIENYSRHLDGRNPGEPPYTLLDYFPKDFLVIIDESHVTVPQLKGMHEGDRSRKESLVEFGFRLPSAFDNRPLTFEEFTSRINQCLFVSATPSYYELEISDQVVEQLIRPTGLLDPQVEVKPATGQVEDLLGEIRSEIRKGNRTLVTTLTKKGAENLCDYLNEEGIRVKYLHSEVDTLERARIIKELREGKFDVLVGVNLLREGLDLPEVGLVAILDADKEGFLRSEVALIQTIGRAARNVEGRAILYADKMTESIERAVQETRRRRKIQEEFNRKHGITPRSIQKEIKSLIPEVVGLTREEEAALQILEKTDSTSLKKRIELLTQEMWKAAQNLEFEKAALLRDEIMRLKKTKNNLRKVSGNEI, from the coding sequence ATGAGGACTTTCAAGTTAGTTTCTCAATTCAAGCCCTGTGGCGATCAACCTCAAGCCATTCAGAAAATTAAAACCGGTTTTGAGAAAGGGTATAAGTACCAGACCCTGATTGGGGTAACGGGTTCAGGAAAGACTTTTACCATGGCAAATGTCATCGCAGCTTTGGGGAGGCCTACACTCATTATATCCCACAACAAAACCCTGGCAGCCCAGCTGTACAGCGAAATGAGGACTTTTTTCCCCGAAAACGCTGTTGAATACTTTGTGAGTTACTACGATTACTATCAGCCTGAAGCGTATGTACCAGAATACGACCTGTACATTGAAAAAGATGCTTCCATCAACGAGCAGATAGACAGAATGCGCCTCAAGGCAACCAGTTCACTCATGGAAAGAAGGGACGTAATCATAGTGGCCTCTGTGTCCTGTATTTACGGAATTGGTTCTCCAACAGAATATCAGAAAAGAGTTTTTCATCTTAAAAGAGGCAACTCTTATTCGAGGGACGCTTTTGTTAAAAAACTCGTCGATCTCCTCTACGAACGCGACGAGATTGAATTTAGAAACGGTACTTTCAGAATTAAAGGTGATACTATCGAGCTTTTCCCGGCATACAGCGAAAAGGCTCTCCGCTTTGAGTTCTGGGGAGAAGAGCTGGAAACCATAAAGGTTACTGATCCAGTCAGCGGTAAGACTATTCAAAAACTTGACGAAGTGTTTATATACCCGGCGAAACACTACCTTGCCGATCAACTCATTTTTGAAAAAGCGCTGAAAAACATAGAAGAAGAGATGGAGGAACGGGTGCGGTATTTTCTTTCCCAGGGCAGAATTACTGAGGCAGAGAGGATAAAACGCAGGACTCTTTATGACCTCGAACTACTTCGAGAAACCGGCTACTGCCCGGGAATCGAAAACTACTCTCGCCACCTGGACGGAAGGAATCCTGGCGAACCGCCCTACACACTTCTTGACTATTTTCCCAAAGACTTTCTAGTTATAATCGATGAATCACACGTTACTGTCCCTCAGCTCAAAGGAATGCACGAAGGAGACCGTTCTCGTAAGGAATCTTTGGTGGAGTTTGGCTTTCGTCTTCCCTCTGCGTTTGATAATCGGCCTTTGACTTTTGAAGAATTCACCAGCAGAATTAACCAGTGTCTCTTTGTATCCGCTACTCCAAGCTACTATGAACTTGAAATCAGTGACCAGGTTGTTGAACAGCTCATTCGCCCAACAGGGTTGCTGGATCCCCAGGTGGAAGTAAAACCTGCGACTGGCCAGGTTGAAGACCTACTGGGAGAAATTCGTTCTGAAATTCGTAAGGGCAACCGAACACTGGTAACCACCCTTACTAAGAAGGGTGCAGAAAACCTTTGTGACTACTTAAATGAAGAAGGAATCCGGGTAAAATATTTGCATTCAGAAGTTGATACTTTGGAAAGAGCACGAATAATTAAAGAGCTGAGAGAGGGAAAATTTGATGTGCTGGTGGGAGTGAACTTGCTGCGTGAGGGACTTGACCTCCCTGAAGTGGGGTTAGTAGCCATTCTTGACGCAGACAAAGAGGGTTTTTTACGGTCGGAGGTTGCCTTAATCCAGACTATTGGTCGGGCAGCTCGTAATGTAGAAGGAAGAGCCATTCTGTATGCTGATAAGATGACTGAATCGATAGAGCGAGCTGTGCAAGAGACCAGGCGTCGGAGAAAAATTCAGGAAGAATTCAATCGCAAGCATGGCATTACACCCAGAAGCATTCAAAAGGAGATTAAAAGCCTTATACCGGAAGTTGTAGGATTGACCAGAGAAGAAGAGGCTGCTCTGCAGATTCTTGAAAAAACCGACTCTACCAGCCTTAAAAAACGAATTGAGCTTCTCACTCAGGAGATGTGGAAAGCGGCTCAAAATCTTGAATTTGAAAAAGCTGCTCTTTTACGAGATGAAATTATGCGTCTTAAAAAGACAAAAAATAATCTCCGAAAGGTGTCGGGAAATGAAATCTGA